The Lolium rigidum isolate FL_2022 chromosome 1, APGP_CSIRO_Lrig_0.1, whole genome shotgun sequence region ATTATTATCTTTTTACTATGTACTACAACAAATTATTGTAGATAGTTAATGTTCATatatttttcgagaatacaccatgGGAGGTGTATTGATCACATAGAAGAAAAGGGCCAGAAGGCCCACACCACTTAGTACATGTTGTCAACAAGGGTGATAGCTCCGAGAGCGAAGCCTAATCTCCATCCCTCCACGAAAAAGGAAAAGGATAAGGAAAACCGAAAGTTCGAAAAACGCCTAGCTAGACGCCAACTAAGGAACTCGTCCTTGATCCTACCCCTAATAGCTTGAGCCTCCGGTGCAGCGTCATTGAACACCACATCATTCTGATCCCTCCAGATACACCAGAAGATAAGGATGACTGCCGTCCAAAGGTCGCCCCGGAGGGCAGGTCAAGGAGGACCACCACTGTAAGAGCTCGGTGTCGACAACGGTAGCCACTCCATCTTACCCCACCGCGCTAAGGCCCAAACACAAACCTCACGGGCGACCACGTAGCCTAGCAGGAGATGTTGGATGGACTCAGGCTCATGGTCACACAAGGGGCAGGCCACGGGGTGGGGCAGACCGCAGCGCTGGAGCCTATCCGCCGTCCAGCACCTGTTACAAGAGGCAAGCCAAGCAAAGAACTTGCAGTTATAGGGTGCTCGCGACCGCCATATCTAGGAAGCTACTGGCGCCACGGTGGTTCCGGCGAAGAAGGCTCTGTTGGCTGACTTGGCAGAGTAAATGCCATCAGTCGTCCACCGCCAACGAAAAGAGTCCTCCCGTTCCGGCGAGAGTAGGACATCGGAGATGACGGCCCAAAGAAGAAAGAACTCCGGGACTGCGGCAGCTCCCAGGTTAGGGCCGCAGCCTCGCAACCACTCCCCATCGAGTCCTTCCTTTACGGAGCGAGAATTGGCGTGTCGCTTACTAACCAAGGCCACCAAGTTAGGCGTGAGGTCCATCACCCGAGCACCGTCAAGCCAACGATCCTTCCAAAACAGGTCTCTCTCCCCGTTTCCCAAAGTGACCGCCGTGGCGGAATCAAACAGGGACCGGGCAAGAGGGGGAACCTTCAGATCGAACTCAGCCCACGCCTTTGTCGGGTCCGTCCTTTGGAGCCAAGCCCACCGACACCGCAGAGCCACATTGAGAAGGCGTAGGTTAGGGATGCCCTAAGCCACCACACCTCTTCGGAGGCGTGCTCAGCTCGTGATGTTATTAAAATTCGGTTGGAACCTTGCAACTTATGAATTACAGTAATCCAGCATTTGAAACCAGTTGCAACTCATAACTACCATGACTCACGAGgccatctaaaaaaaaaatctcaattgTAACTCAATCCAAGCGCAGTAGTTATCGGTGATTCTCGGTGGAGTGAGGAGCATCAAAACCGTAAGAAGAAACCTCAGCTTGGGCCGACAACTTCTCTAAATACATGTGGACGATCTTCTCCTCGGAGAAATCGGTGAAGTAGCCCTCCCCAGCGTCCAAGCCTTGCTCCCTCGCGAGACGCTCGACCATGTCCTGCACCTGCCCGGCGCCGACACTCTGCGGGTCGAGCAGGTTGCACgcgacctccgcgccgccgtcgccgtgcgCGAGCCCCATCGCCTGCACGGACCGTAGCCCGCCGCCGCGCTCGCTGACCCGGCGCGCGATCCGCCGGACGGCGTCCACGTCCGCGGTGCGCACTGGGACGTTGTAGTTGTCCACCCACGCCGTCGCGCCGAGGACTAGCACGCCCTTGGACGCCGACGGCGTGTCCGGCCCGGCGTCTGGCGCGACGGGGAGCGGCGTCGTGTCCGTGCCGCCGGCCAGGAGCGGGCCGCGCCACTGTGCGTCGCGCGGGGAGGTGAAGTAGCCCAGCTGCCGCCTGATGGCCGCCAGcgtccggccctcccggtgcgccGCGCCGTACAGGAACGTCGGCACTGCCACGGACGCCATTGTTGCAAGAATCTGAGTACCGTACGGAATGGCCAGAAAGAAACTGACGGGATCGGCCGGTTACCTTGGAGCTTGTCGCCGATGTCGGCGCCCACGTCcgcggcgagcgcggcgacgTCGCGGAGGGAGGCGCCGGCGAGGGGGTGGAAGCAGACGTGGTCGACGGCGCCGAGCCGCGGGTGCGCCCCAGCGTGGGCGCCGAGGTCGATGGCCTCGAGCGCGGCCCCGACCACGCCGAACACAGCGCGGCGCAGCggcgacgccggcgtcggcgagGCGGCGTCCAGGGTGAGGCGGGAGACGAGGGTGTAGCCGACCCGATTGTACGCGTCGTCGACAAAGGTGTTGACGAGGACGACGGCCGGGTGgtgccgccgcgccgcctgctCGACGGCGCGCagggccgccgcgctccggccctCCGAGACGTACAGCTTGCAGCACGCCAGCATCGGCCTCAGCATCCTCCTCCGATTCTTCGTCGTGCTTCCCCTGCAACAAGAATCCAGATGCGACCAACAaccgaaaagaaaacaaaaattctAGTACAAGGAACGTAAGATGAGCTTGTGGACAGAATTGGGTAGCGTCGATCATGCGACGAGAGGAGAACAAGCGTCTACTCTCTCAGCCACACGATGGTTTAGCCTTCAGAAAGACGATGAAGCATCATTGGCCCAGCTCAAAATTGCTCAGTTGTTCAAATATGACTTTTTGTGCAAAACGAAAAGCTCGTTTACTGCCATAATTTTGTTGCAAATACCAAAACTTTATGTCACATGAATCTGCATGAGACTGAAGTCGTAGCAAAAACTTTGAGGAAACCAAACAAGTTTACAAGAGGGAATCGAGGATGATCAGACTCACCAGTATCTCTGAGTAACAGCATGTATGCAATTGGATGATCCAGTAGTTATCTAATTTTTGCATACGTGAAGATCCAGCAAAATAAACGTCAAGTAACCAGTCAGAACATATAGTGAACAAATCTATGCAATGCCAAATCTTTCCAATGCGACATGAATTGACAGTTGCAACGTGTGTTCAGTATGTCTGTAACACATAAAGATTATACAATACAAGATGCCCCTGGCAATCTTGCAATAGATTGCCTTCAGGAGAATACACGCCAGGTGGCAGGGTGTAGTAGCATTATTACAGCTACAAAAACTCAGAAACCAAGATCTATGTGTTGTCATGCAAAATCCATGCAACCTAACTATATAACTTTGCACCTGCAAATTCCAGGCTGCATCCTACTCTATCCTGCATCGGTATGTGGTAAATTCAACCGCCCATGAAATGTGGGTGGGTTGGCTCCTCAAACCGGCTACCCCGATGCGCCAGCTGCCTTCTTCGCGTCCTTCTCATCCTCGCCTTGCTCTTCCTTCGCGAATTCCTCTAGAAGTGTTCGCTGTCTCTGTGTCAGATTCCTGCAGGAAATGATGTGTGAGAGAACTGTAACAGCACAGGGCATCGTAGGAAAATGTTTGGAGGGAACTTACGCAGGGATCTTGACACTGAAATGGACGTATTGATCTCCATACGAATATGAGTTTCTTGTCTTGATTCCTGCAGGACATGACAATGTTCAGGATTATTATATGCAAAAGAGAGTGTGTCCAGATTAAGAATCTtaatttggaatggaggtagtatgtatGAAATCCCCTTTGCAGATGGTGATCATATAACTGAAGAACTGAGGCAGTATGTATgaaatccatatctagacaaagcagCGACTCTTAATTTGGAACATAGGGAATACATCGTTTCTGAGGCTGAAACTCCCGGAAATGCCAGTTACAGAGAAATAGTGCCCTtctcttgcacatcttatttttactaaatgaactaaaagaggaAGGCACGTAGAGAATGTTTTTGCTGGTGCAACCACTTTGTTACTTTGTTCTTTTTCATATTCAGTTGTTTCACTTGAAGACTTAAAGTTACGTATTTCATTTTGCTGATGCCTACTGCAATCCGACTGTGCCAGAACGAAACAGTTGATCTTAGACACTACTAGATACCGAGCAAGTATGACCAAGATGTACTACATACAACATGATACACCAATTATTAAGTATGTCACTCTGTATATGAAGATAAACATGAACCATGAAAAAAAGATACAGTCCGGTGTGCAGTTTACCTTTTCCTCTGAGAACAACCTTTTGACCAGGTTGAGTTCCAGGCTTAACCTACAATAAGAATAATGTGAATGAGACAAATAGAGAATTTGTATCTTAACAAACACAGGTAGAATCTTGCAAAACTATCAAAGGACTTTATTTGGGCATACCTTTAAAACAACATCCCCAGCGAGTGTTGGCACTTGAACAGTACCTCCCAAAATTGCCTATAAAAAGACAGGAAATTAATGCGGATCCAGACAATGCAAACGATTGCGCAGTAGATGCCTACTCAACAACTCATATTTTATGAATCATTGCAGTGTGATTAGAGATATGGCATCGTGAGCTAACTTATCAGTGTGAGAATTGCTATTTGTCAGACTCAATGGTCATACAGTTAGATGGTTAGTGTACCAATATCGAATTCAACCAAATATGATCACGGTTTGTACTCAACTTAtcagaggctcggaacagagctcTCATGTTCGACTTGAGATAGACTTTCAACATGCACAAGGAATGGGGCTCTTGTACTCCTTCCATTTCACGTTGTCAATACACATAAAATGGCGTAGGTCACAGAAAAACGAGATGCTTCAAATTACCTGAGTCACATTCAATACAGCATCGACATGGATATCACCTTTGTCTCTTCGGAATACAGGATCGCCACGTACCTGGAAAGAGTATAACATTATGAAGGACAACAGGGCATCTTCATCCATCAGTGGAACTACtaaatgagaagaaggctgaccTTAACGGTTACATAAAGGTCACCAGCACGAAGACCATCTGGATCTGCTTGACCAGATCTAAGCACTTTGAAAGTCTCCTCATCATCTGTACCTGCATGGACACAATATGGATATTCAGCGACGCAGAACAGCATGTGGGTACAAGCAATATCAACAACTTAAAACCTACCAGGCACTATATCGAGAGTGACTGTTTTTCTTCCTGGCACAACTTTCTTTCCATTGCACGACTTGCAGAAATCCTAATAATATAAAACATTGTGATCTCAAGTAATCAGAAATAGACACTACATAGGGGGAAAATGTAACCACGAATCTCAACTGTGTGCCCCATGTCCCATAGAAGAGCTCAAAAATTGTATCCTTGGCAGTTTCAGCTATCATTAGACAACTGGCCTTAGGTCCAATCAGTTAATACCCATATCCCAAGTCATAGGACCATTTATGAGTAACAGAAACACAAATAGCATGATTCAGAAGAGTTCGTAAACGTCAACATCCATGTTAAATAGTAATATATGTGATAGGAAATTTCGATGTATGCAGTCCTACACTAATGTGTAGTTACTCACTTACTCTGGTAAACTGGATTGAAGTAATGCAAATATTTGTTCAAaataataagatacttgttaagctTTGAGTATAGTTTTCTTAAGGCAGGAAATCTTAAATGGTCAACATTCCTCCAGATGATTCTTTGAAATGTTGGTACACTAAATGTGCTACATCAAACAGCTAATTTTAGTTTATTAATTCCAACTGATAGTAGCTATTCTAAAGCGCTAGCCCACCTTTATAGTCTTCCCAGATCCACCACACTGTGTGCATGTTGACTGCATCCGGAACAGACCAGTTTGCATGATAATCTGCCAAGATTAAATGGAAACAGAAAGCAAATAAGAGCAGTAATAATATTTGAACGAAGACATTAAAAATAGGCACAGTGGAGGAAGAACTAACACATCCAGAACCCCTGCAAGCTAGACAAGTT contains the following coding sequences:
- the LOC124668461 gene encoding glutamate formimidoyltransferase-like, with protein sequence MLRPMLACCKLYVSEGRSAAALRAVEQAARRHHPAVVLVNTFVDDAYNRVGYTLVSRLTLDAASPTPASPLRRAVFGVVGAALEAIDLGAHAGAHPRLGAVDHVCFHPLAGASLRDVAALAADVGADIGDKLQVPTFLYGAAHREGRTLAAIRRQLGYFTSPRDAQWRGPLLAGGTDTTPLPVAPDAGPDTPSASKGVLVLGATAWVDNYNVPVRTADVDAVRRIARRVSERGGGLRSVQAMGLAHGDGGAEVACNLLDPQSVGAGQVQDMVERLAREQGLDAGEGYFTDFSEEKIVHMYLEKLSAQAEVSSYGFDAPHSTENHR